The Bacillus carboniphilus genome contains a region encoding:
- a CDS encoding DUF86 domain-containing protein translates to MYFVDREKIEEQLFFIEKNIVIIENQSNWKTSIEALALERAAHLLIEAILDVGNGMIDGFIMRDPGSYEDIVDILVDENVIPHEFEDAIKQVISLRKVLVQNYLEIDHRYIESTIMEYIKDIKQFPNWVRRYLNEELGPVSAFRH, encoded by the coding sequence ATGTATTTTGTTGACCGAGAAAAAATCGAAGAACAATTATTCTTCATAGAAAAAAATATAGTAATAATTGAAAACCAATCAAATTGGAAGACAAGTATAGAAGCGCTAGCTCTCGAACGTGCGGCTCACTTATTAATTGAAGCTATTCTTGACGTAGGTAATGGAATGATTGATGGTTTTATTATGAGAGATCCAGGAAGTTATGAAGATATAGTGGACATTTTAGTTGATGAAAACGTCATTCCTCATGAATTCGAAGATGCTATTAAACAGGTGATCTCTCTTCGTAAAGTACTTGTTCAAAACTATTTAGAAATTGACCATCGTTATATTGAAAGCACGATTATGGAGTATATAAAAGATATAAAACAATTTCCAAATTGGGTAAGGCGTTATTTGAATGAAGAATTGGGTCCAGTTTCTGCCTTTAGACATTAA
- a CDS encoding DUF3055 domain-containing protein produces MTERFYLYDDTVETKTRFISFMGESQRFDLALIYSDRYYGKVIVLNIQDNCFAIVGHDDLEEEGFIQSSFSLSDDEAEELTLFLQETI; encoded by the coding sequence ATGACGGAACGCTTTTATTTATATGATGATACAGTTGAAACTAAAACTCGGTTCATCAGCTTTATGGGAGAATCACAGCGATTTGATTTAGCGCTCATTTATTCAGACCGATACTATGGGAAAGTCATCGTGCTCAACATACAAGATAATTGCTTTGCCATTGTCGGACATGACGACTTAGAAGAAGAAGGATTTATTCAATCTAGTTTTTCATTGTCTGATGATGAAGCAGAGGAATTAACACTTTTTCTCCAAGAAACAATATGA
- a CDS encoding cytosolic protein translates to MDDKKKYSDFSNVEAMKNYLTPEYLPEGPYGSPRGKDEPVYNKSTPWRKGQRYYSAFNYEFKNLHQDLPRHDYPAHPTHDDPKRTEE, encoded by the coding sequence ATGGACGATAAAAAAAAGTACTCAGATTTCTCTAATGTAGAAGCAATGAAAAATTACTTAACTCCTGAATATTTACCAGAAGGTCCATATGGTTCTCCTAGAGGGAAAGACGAGCCCGTTTATAATAAAAGTACTCCTTGGAGAAAGGGACAGCGGTATTATAGTGCCTTTAATTATGAATTTAAAAATTTACATCAGGATCTTCCTCGACACGATTACCCTGCTCACCCTACACATGACGATCCTAAAAGAACAGAAGAGTAA
- a CDS encoding YutD family protein, translating to MICVQNQKYELIEDFKNGFAEDEFLDRYSEILNKYDYIVGDWGYNQLRLRGFFEDENPKASFDNKISTLDEYVYEYCNFGCAFFVLKKVSE from the coding sequence ATGATTTGTGTGCAAAATCAAAAATATGAGTTAATTGAAGACTTTAAAAACGGTTTTGCTGAGGATGAGTTTCTTGATCGTTATAGCGAAATATTAAACAAATATGATTATATAGTAGGAGATTGGGGATACAACCAATTAAGGTTAAGAGGCTTTTTTGAAGATGAGAACCCTAAAGCTTCGTTTGATAATAAAATTAGTACGTTAGATGAATACGTTTATGAATATTGTAATTTTGGATGTGCATTTTTTGTATTGAAGAAGGTGAGCGAATAA
- a CDS encoding YhcN/YlaJ family sporulation lipoprotein — translation MKKLLLLFLMISLMGCQNEEESFYNESNITKVKSPQHYNEENTTSNSYGFVRHQKKDSTNQNKTPNINREQIADVISSLSVQLPNVEDAATLVTDAKVLIVYEASEGDRFEVADQVRKTAMSVVPSYYEIFVSDDPSLMDDLQTYSNVTSDMNNTKGKLENLINKMLLSPQGKLANDEEM, via the coding sequence ATGAAGAAGTTACTACTCCTTTTCCTGATGATAAGTCTAATGGGGTGCCAAAATGAAGAAGAATCCTTTTATAATGAAAGCAACATTACAAAAGTAAAGAGCCCACAACATTACAACGAAGAAAATACCACTAGCAATTCATATGGCTTTGTTAGACACCAAAAAAAAGATTCAACAAACCAAAATAAAACACCTAATATTAACAGAGAGCAAATTGCCGACGTTATTAGTAGTCTTTCTGTACAACTTCCTAATGTGGAAGATGCGGCTACTTTAGTAACAGATGCTAAAGTATTAATTGTGTATGAAGCTTCAGAAGGTGATCGTTTTGAAGTGGCTGATCAAGTAAGAAAAACTGCCATGTCTGTTGTTCCAAGCTACTATGAAATCTTTGTTTCCGATGATCCTTCATTAATGGATGATCTTCAAACTTATAGCAATGTAACATCTGATATGAATAACACAAAAGGAAAGTTAGAGAATTTAATTAACAAAATGCTTCTCTCCCCACAAGGGAAATTAGCTAATGACGAAGAAATGTGA
- the lipA gene encoding lipoyl synthase, with protein MAKKEEYLRKPEWLKIKLNTNENYTGLKKLMRGQSLNTVCEEAKCPNIHECWAVRRTATFMILGAVCTRACRFCAVKTGLPNELDTQEPERVADSVVTMNLKHVVVTAVARDDLKDGGAGIFAETVRAIRSKNPFTTIEVLPSDMGGVYENLKTLMDTRPDILNHNIETVRSLTPRVRARATYERSLEFLRRAKEMQPDIPTKSSIMIGLGETKEEIIEAMDDLRANHVDIITIGQYLQPSKKHMKVKKYYHPEEFEELKQIALSKGFSHCEAGPLVRSSYHADEQVNSAAKQRQVNA; from the coding sequence ATGGCTAAAAAAGAAGAATATTTACGTAAACCCGAGTGGTTAAAGATAAAACTTAATACAAACGAAAATTACACTGGCTTAAAAAAATTAATGCGTGGGCAAAGTTTAAATACAGTGTGTGAAGAGGCCAAGTGTCCTAATATTCATGAATGTTGGGCTGTTCGTCGTACGGCAACATTTATGATCTTGGGAGCGGTATGTACTCGAGCATGCCGTTTTTGTGCCGTGAAAACAGGATTACCTAACGAATTGGACACACAAGAACCAGAACGTGTAGCTGATTCAGTCGTTACGATGAATTTAAAGCATGTGGTCGTTACAGCGGTTGCCCGAGATGACTTGAAAGATGGTGGAGCTGGTATCTTTGCTGAAACGGTTCGTGCAATTAGAAGTAAAAATCCATTTACGACTATTGAAGTTCTTCCTTCTGATATGGGTGGAGTATATGAAAATTTAAAGACGTTAATGGATACTCGTCCAGATATTTTAAACCATAATATTGAGACGGTTCGTTCTTTAACTCCAAGAGTTCGTGCTCGAGCTACATATGAGCGTTCCTTAGAATTTTTAAGAAGAGCGAAAGAAATGCAACCTGATATTCCAACAAAATCAAGTATTATGATCGGTTTAGGAGAAACAAAAGAAGAGATTATTGAAGCAATGGATGATCTTCGAGCAAATCATGTTGATATTATCACCATTGGTCAATACCTACAACCTTCTAAAAAGCATATGAAAGTTAAAAAATACTATCATCCAGAAGAATTTGAAGAGTTAAAACAAATTGCCTTATCAAAAGGATTCAGCCATTGTGAAGCTGGACCATTAGTACGATCTTCTTATCATGCGGATGAACAAGTGAATTCAGCTGCTAAACAGCGTCAAGTTAACGCATAG
- a CDS encoding methionine/alanine import family NSS transporter small subunit, translating to MSGGAITMMVVGMVIIWGGLIASIANAVVKSKSN from the coding sequence ATGAGTGGTGGAGCAATTACGATGATGGTTGTCGGTATGGTTATTATTTGGGGAGGTTTAATTGCTAGTATTGCTAATGCAGTAGTAAAGTCGAAAAGTAACTAA
- the yunB gene encoding sporulation protein YunB: protein MIKYRRRRSPRGPLPFRYVFLLSFVFFIFSTAAGLWVINKGIEPTLKSIAVTETRRIAKIVINNAINKQINEEVDVEELIVVETDESGKLMTVDFNAQTITRFQAMITQKVLKNLREAEKGNMDVLEIPDIEIQKEGQSQEEGIIYHIPLGQATNNALLGNLGPKVPVRFYVIGDAISDVNKTVTPYGINNALIEIDVEVEVNVQVVIPFATERITVSDSIPIAIRSIQGEVPDFYNGNGEANPSIEVPTSP, encoded by the coding sequence TTGATCAAATATCGAAGAAGGCGCTCACCTAGAGGTCCCTTACCATTTCGATACGTTTTTTTGCTTTCCTTTGTTTTTTTTATATTTTCAACAGCAGCTGGACTGTGGGTCATTAATAAAGGGATTGAACCGACGTTGAAAAGCATTGCTGTAACAGAGACAAGAAGAATTGCTAAGATCGTCATTAATAATGCGATCAATAAACAGATTAATGAAGAGGTTGATGTAGAGGAGCTTATAGTAGTAGAAACAGATGAAAGTGGAAAGTTAATGACGGTTGATTTTAATGCTCAAACCATTACGCGGTTTCAAGCAATGATTACTCAAAAAGTGTTAAAAAATTTGAGAGAAGCAGAAAAAGGGAATATGGATGTATTGGAAATTCCTGATATCGAAATTCAAAAAGAAGGACAGTCACAAGAAGAAGGGATTATTTATCATATTCCATTAGGACAGGCGACAAACAATGCATTATTAGGTAACTTAGGTCCAAAAGTTCCAGTTCGTTTTTATGTAATTGGTGATGCAATCTCAGATGTAAATAAGACAGTCACACCATATGGCATTAATAATGCGCTAATTGAAATTGATGTAGAAGTGGAAGTCAATGTTCAAGTGGTCATCCCTTTTGCAACAGAAAGAATTACTGTTTCTGATTCGATTCCCATTGCGATAAGATCCATTCAAGGAGAAGTGCCAGATTTTTATAACGGAAACGGAGAAGCGAACCCATCCATAGAAGTTCCGACTAGCCCTTGA
- a CDS encoding YunC family protein — protein sequence MVNMSPIIIDGYQFTAITVKLPKTNFMAVTNDNGYIMCGALDVALLNNKLKDRGIIAGRAVGVRTIEQLLEAPLESITFEAENRGIIVGMKGREALLKMI from the coding sequence ATGGTTAATATGTCACCAATTATTATCGATGGTTACCAATTTACTGCGATTACAGTAAAGCTACCGAAAACAAACTTTATGGCTGTTACAAATGACAATGGATATATTATGTGTGGGGCACTAGATGTTGCTCTTTTAAATAATAAGTTAAAGGATAGAGGTATTATTGCTGGAAGAGCTGTAGGTGTTCGAACAATTGAACAATTATTAGAAGCTCCTTTAGAATCGATCACATTTGAAGCGGAAAACAGAGGAATTATAGTTGGAATGAAAGGTAGAGAAGCGTTATTAAAGATGATTTAA
- a CDS encoding bifunctional metallophosphatase/5'-nucleotidase yields the protein MKEKLHIFHINDLHSHFENWSKIISFIDFKRNHYLEKGRSVLVFDGGDHVDRFHPLSEATDGKGNIALLNDLHIDGHVIGNNEGITLSHEALDNLYNEAKFPVLVDNLFYPDGSSPSWTNSFKVFTLENGVKVGVFGLTTYYPLFYEALKWKIEDPYSRIEEVLNKLESLCDMIVFLSHLGISDDEWLAEKYPQIDVIIGAHTHHVLQSGKRVNGVLLTGAGKFGQYVGEIEITLDLQINKIVEKHAQLYSMDKWEHENERSNKQIDRLIEQSEQVLNQPITFLEEELSLDWFKPSPFTTLLAKSIKDWCNGEISMVNAGIILEPLPKGEITKKDIHRLCPHPINPCNVWIKGNQLKEVILQASSKRMENFVLKGLGFRGKVMGQMIYDGLTFEAEELEDGERHVKEIWVDGIPLDHDRTYKVSTVDMFTLGPLYPELSHGTKKQYFMPELLRDLIEWELKK from the coding sequence GTGAAAGAGAAGCTACACATCTTTCATATCAACGATCTACATAGTCATTTTGAAAATTGGTCTAAAATCATCAGTTTTATTGATTTTAAAAGAAATCACTATTTAGAAAAGGGTCGAAGTGTTCTTGTTTTTGACGGAGGGGACCATGTTGATCGATTTCATCCTCTTTCAGAAGCAACAGACGGAAAAGGTAATATTGCACTTTTAAATGATCTCCATATTGATGGTCATGTCATCGGAAATAATGAGGGTATTACTCTCTCACATGAAGCATTAGACAATTTATACAATGAGGCTAAATTTCCTGTTCTTGTCGATAATCTCTTTTATCCAGATGGTTCCTCTCCTAGTTGGACCAATTCTTTTAAGGTTTTCACGTTAGAAAACGGTGTGAAAGTAGGGGTTTTTGGTTTAACAACATATTATCCACTCTTTTACGAAGCATTAAAATGGAAAATTGAAGACCCTTATTCCCGAATAGAAGAAGTGTTAAATAAACTTGAATCTCTCTGTGATATGATCGTGTTTTTATCTCATTTAGGAATTTCTGATGATGAATGGTTAGCAGAGAAATACCCACAAATTGATGTGATAATTGGAGCGCATACTCATCATGTTTTGCAAAGTGGCAAAAGGGTTAATGGCGTTTTATTAACAGGTGCCGGTAAGTTTGGACAATATGTTGGGGAAATCGAAATTACGTTGGATTTACAAATAAACAAAATTGTTGAAAAGCATGCACAATTATATTCAATGGACAAGTGGGAGCATGAAAATGAGCGGTCTAATAAGCAAATTGATCGACTGATAGAACAAAGTGAACAGGTTTTAAATCAACCAATTACCTTTCTAGAAGAGGAACTTTCTTTAGATTGGTTTAAACCGTCACCATTTACTACACTTTTAGCAAAGTCTATTAAAGATTGGTGTAATGGAGAAATAAGTATGGTCAATGCAGGAATAATTCTTGAACCTCTTCCGAAAGGGGAAATTACAAAAAAGGATATTCATAGACTATGCCCTCATCCTATTAATCCTTGTAATGTTTGGATTAAAGGTAACCAGCTAAAAGAAGTAATCTTACAAGCTTCTTCAAAACGAATGGAAAATTTTGTGTTAAAAGGGTTAGGTTTTAGAGGGAAAGTAATGGGACAGATGATTTATGATGGTCTTACATTTGAAGCCGAAGAATTAGAAGATGGAGAGCGCCATGTCAAGGAAATATGGGTGGATGGTATACCGTTAGACCACGATCGAACGTATAAAGTTTCCACTGTTGATATGTTTACTTTAGGTCCTTTATATCCTGAATTAAGCCATGGAACAAAAAAACAATATTTTATGCCTGAGCTACTTCGTGATTTAATTGAATGGGAGTTAAAAAAGTAG
- a CDS encoding sulfite exporter TauE/SafE family protein — MDWIVILIFLGFVAGVLGSLIGLGGGVIIVPSLLFLGAFHSKFSGLTPQMAVGTSLVIIIGTALSSTLAYMKYKKIDYKSGLLFFLGSGPGGIVGAFINKYLNAESFSLWFGLFMIFLSIVLMVKNYIKPLNLNIGTKKIRTYIDDTGEEQTYSIEPIIAVSIAFIVGLLSGLFGIGGGSLMVPAMILLFAFPPHIAVGTSMFMILLSAILSSSTHIYLGHVNWLFTMALLPGAWFGSKLGAWLNQRMKSETVVRVLRMVLIIIGIRLIF, encoded by the coding sequence ATGGATTGGATCGTAATATTAATTTTCTTAGGTTTTGTGGCAGGGGTATTAGGAAGTTTAATTGGGCTTGGAGGGGGAGTAATTATCGTTCCCTCCTTATTATTTTTAGGAGCCTTCCACAGTAAATTTAGCGGGTTAACGCCTCAGATGGCGGTGGGAACATCTCTTGTTATTATCATTGGTACAGCTTTGTCCTCAACGTTAGCTTATATGAAATATAAAAAAATTGACTATAAGAGTGGGTTGTTATTTTTTTTAGGAAGTGGACCTGGAGGAATTGTTGGAGCTTTTATTAATAAATATTTAAACGCGGAGTCTTTCTCTCTATGGTTTGGTTTATTTATGATTTTTTTATCCATTGTTTTAATGGTGAAAAACTACATAAAGCCGCTTAATCTTAATATTGGAACAAAAAAAATAAGAACGTATATAGATGATACCGGTGAGGAGCAGACCTATTCAATTGAACCTATTATTGCTGTGAGTATTGCTTTTATTGTCGGATTGCTTTCTGGTCTTTTTGGAATAGGTGGAGGATCTTTAATGGTTCCTGCAATGATTTTATTATTTGCTTTTCCTCCACATATAGCGGTGGGAACATCGATGTTTATGATTCTTTTGTCGGCAATTTTAAGCTCCAGTACGCATATTTATTTAGGACATGTGAATTGGCTATTTACCATGGCACTTTTGCCTGGTGCTTGGTTTGGTAGCAAGCTAGGTGCTTGGTTAAATCAACGAATGAAAAGTGAAACGGTTGTCAGAGTACTGCGGATGGTTCTCATTATTATAGGAATACGCCTTATTTTTTAA
- a CDS encoding DUF72 domain-containing protein, which yields MILIGLTGWGDHDTLYTEPSKNKLEQYAAHFPVVEVDSSFYAIQPVKNAEKWVKQTPDSFRFVVKAFQGMTLHKKDMEPFQNIEMMFEAFLESIKPYLEAKKLEVVLFQFPPWFDCTRRNVNYLRKCKELMKNTPVALEFRHRSWFTELMEHQTISFMKKEGWIHSICDEPQIGQGCVPTILEPTNEKTTLVRLHGRNTHGWLKPKEGNWREVRYLYRYNHNELQEWKEKIEKIKSKSKNLTILFNNNSGGDAADNAKQLKDLLGLDFEGLAPKQLHLFE from the coding sequence GTGATCTTAATCGGTTTAACAGGATGGGGAGATCATGATACCTTGTATACTGAACCTAGTAAAAATAAATTAGAACAGTACGCCGCTCATTTTCCAGTAGTAGAAGTTGATTCAAGCTTTTATGCGATTCAACCTGTTAAAAATGCTGAAAAATGGGTTAAGCAAACACCAGATTCTTTTCGATTTGTTGTTAAAGCATTCCAAGGAATGACGCTTCATAAAAAAGATATGGAGCCCTTTCAAAACATTGAAATGATGTTTGAAGCGTTCCTTGAATCTATTAAACCTTATTTAGAGGCAAAAAAGTTAGAGGTAGTTCTTTTTCAATTTCCACCATGGTTTGATTGTACGAGAAGGAACGTAAATTATTTAAGGAAATGTAAAGAGTTGATGAAAAATACTCCTGTTGCACTTGAATTTCGTCACCGTTCTTGGTTTACTGAGTTGATGGAGCATCAAACCATTTCTTTTATGAAAAAAGAAGGTTGGATTCATAGTATTTGCGATGAACCCCAAATTGGACAAGGCTGTGTCCCCACTATATTGGAACCTACCAATGAGAAAACGACTCTTGTTCGATTACATGGTAGGAATACGCATGGGTGGCTAAAACCGAAAGAAGGCAACTGGAGAGAGGTTCGTTATTTATATAGGTATAATCATAATGAATTACAAGAATGGAAAGAAAAAATAGAGAAAATAAAAAGCAAGAGTAAAAACCTCACCATTTTGTTTAATAACAATTCTGGCGGAGATGCAGCAGATAATGCAAAACAATTGAAAGATTTACTTGGACTCGATTTTGAGGGGTTAGCACCTAAACAGCTTCACTTGTTTGAATGA